The proteins below are encoded in one region of Paenibacillus albus:
- a CDS encoding diaminopimelate dehydrogenase, producing MAIKVGIVGYGNLGKGVQQAIAQNPDFELVAIFTRREPQQMASLLGEAKFEHISAADAYIGVIDVMIMCGGSATDLPEQTPVMARMFNTVDSFDTHANIPAFFDVVDAAAKENGKVSVISTGWDPGLFSLNRLLAQSILPEGTDYTFWGKGVSQGHSDAIRRVPGVKGGVQYTIPVQEVIERIRSGETPELATREKHLRECYVVAEENANQEEIRQAIVSMPNYFSDYDTTVNFITEEQLREEHGEMPHGGFVIRSGITGQGKRQIIEFGLKLDSNPEFTASVLVAYARAVVRMSSEGQKGAKTVFDVPFSYLSPKSAEELRRDLL from the coding sequence ATGGCAATTAAAGTTGGTATTGTAGGATACGGCAACCTTGGCAAAGGCGTACAGCAAGCAATCGCGCAAAATCCGGATTTTGAACTCGTTGCGATCTTCACACGCAGAGAACCACAGCAAATGGCTTCCCTTCTCGGTGAAGCGAAGTTTGAGCATATTTCCGCAGCAGACGCTTATATCGGCGTTATTGACGTCATGATTATGTGCGGCGGCTCGGCTACTGATCTTCCAGAACAAACGCCTGTTATGGCGCGTATGTTCAACACGGTGGACAGCTTCGATACGCATGCGAATATTCCTGCGTTCTTCGATGTGGTAGATGCTGCTGCAAAAGAGAACGGCAAAGTAAGCGTAATCTCGACAGGCTGGGACCCGGGCTTATTCTCCTTGAACCGTCTGCTTGCACAGTCGATTCTTCCTGAAGGAACGGACTACACGTTCTGGGGCAAAGGCGTTAGCCAAGGACATTCCGATGCGATCCGCCGCGTACCTGGCGTGAAGGGCGGCGTGCAATATACGATTCCGGTTCAAGAAGTGATCGAGCGTATCCGCTCAGGCGAAACGCCGGAGCTGGCAACTCGCGAGAAGCATCTGCGCGAATGCTACGTTGTTGCTGAAGAGAATGCGAATCAAGAAGAGATTCGCCAAGCCATCGTATCGATGCCGAACTACTTCTCCGATTACGACACAACGGTAAACTTCATTACGGAAGAGCAATTGCGCGAAGAGCATGGCGAAATGCCGCATGGCGGCTTCGTTATCCGCAGCGGAATTACGGGACAAGGCAAACGCCAAATCATCGAATTCGGCTTGAAGCTCGACAGCAATCCAGAATTTACGGCGAGCGTGCTTGTCGCTTATGCAAGAGCAGTCGTTCGCATGAGCAGCGAAGGACAAAAGGGTGCGAAAACGGTATTCGATGTACCATTCTCCTACTTGTCGCCGAAATCAGCTGAAGAACTGAGACGCGATCTCCTCTAA
- a CDS encoding energy-coupling factor transporter transmembrane component T, whose protein sequence is MRRDAFASCHPVVNAVYFTAVVGFTMFFLHPLLQLFALVAAVTYSLLLRGARGAKFNLLYMLPLLLVMAAANPVFNHAGVTILFYLKNGNPITLESVLYGVASAFMYITVIIWFSCFNSVMTSDKLMFLLGRAVPSLSLVLAMTLRFVPRYMHQIKVISQAQRCIGRDVTQGSLIQRARSGLRILSMITSWAMESAIDTSDSMKSRGYGLPNRTSFTLVRIDRRDRLLLMAMLLLIGLVLAGAATGANSVRYFPSIHAGAVSTVGIMGYIACFLLYMLPIILAIVEEVRWKSIASRM, encoded by the coding sequence ATGAGAAGGGATGCTTTTGCCTCTTGCCATCCGGTTGTGAATGCGGTGTATTTTACGGCAGTGGTCGGCTTCACCATGTTCTTCCTGCATCCCTTGCTGCAGTTGTTTGCGCTTGTCGCTGCTGTGACATACTCGCTGCTGTTAAGAGGCGCGCGAGGCGCGAAGTTCAATCTGCTATACATGCTGCCATTGCTTCTTGTAATGGCAGCTGCCAATCCTGTCTTTAATCACGCTGGTGTAACCATCCTGTTTTACTTGAAGAACGGTAATCCGATTACACTCGAATCGGTGCTATACGGCGTCGCGTCTGCTTTCATGTACATCACGGTTATCATTTGGTTCTCCTGCTTTAATTCGGTTATGACCTCGGACAAGCTGATGTTTCTGCTCGGAAGAGCTGTCCCGTCGCTGTCGCTAGTGCTAGCGATGACGCTTCGCTTCGTGCCGAGGTACATGCACCAGATTAAAGTGATTTCACAGGCGCAGCGCTGCATTGGCAGAGATGTCACGCAAGGCAGTTTAATCCAGCGCGCGCGCAGCGGCCTTCGTATCTTATCTATGATTACATCGTGGGCGATGGAGTCTGCAATCGACACAAGCGATTCGATGAAGTCGCGCGGCTACGGGCTGCCGAACCGGACAAGCTTCACGCTCGTTCGTATTGACCGTAGAGACCGATTGCTGCTTATGGCTATGCTGCTGTTAATTGGGCTTGTGCTCGCAGGGGCTGCGACGGGAGCGAATTCGGTTCGCTACTTCCCCTCGATTCATGCAGGTGCAGTGTCAACGGTTGGTATCATGGGTTACATCGCATGCTTCCTGCTGTATATGCTGCCTATTATTCTAGCGATTGTGGAGGAAGTCAGATGGAAATCTATCGCATCGAGGATGTAA
- the gdhA gene encoding NADP-specific glutamate dehydrogenase — MVTATQEVNYQEAKSYADSVYKTVLKRNPNEPLFHQAVKEILDSLVPVLAKHPKYIKNNILERMVEPERAVFFRVPWVDDNGDIQVNRGFRIQFNSAIGPYKGGLRFHPSVDASTIKFLGFEQIFKNSLTGQPIGGGKGGSDFDPKGKSDMEVMRFAQSFMTELYRHIGPDIDVPAGDIGVGGREIGYMFGQYKRIRGGNEAGVLTGKGLLYGGSLTRTEATGYGCVYFVNEMLKWKGQSFEGRTVVVSGSGNVSIYAIEKAQQLGAKVIACSDSNGYIYDEDGIDLRTVKRLKEVERKRISEYVKEHRNAIYVEDCSGIWSLPCDIALPCATQNEIDEKAAALLVENGVIAVGEGANMPSTLEAIEVFLQGNVLFGPAKAANAGGVAVSALEMSQNSMRLAWSFEEVDAKLHAIMTNIFVRSMQAAEEYGHPGNLVVGANIAGFTKVADAMIAQGVI; from the coding sequence ATGGTGACTGCAACTCAAGAAGTAAACTACCAAGAAGCAAAATCTTACGCTGATTCCGTTTATAAAACGGTGCTAAAACGCAATCCCAATGAACCGCTCTTCCATCAGGCAGTAAAAGAAATTTTGGACTCTCTTGTTCCTGTTCTCGCGAAGCATCCGAAGTATATTAAGAACAACATTCTGGAACGCATGGTCGAGCCTGAGCGCGCCGTCTTCTTCCGCGTACCATGGGTCGATGACAATGGCGATATCCAAGTGAACCGCGGCTTCCGCATCCAGTTCAATAGTGCGATCGGTCCTTACAAAGGCGGACTCCGTTTCCATCCTTCCGTAGACGCAAGCACGATCAAGTTCCTCGGCTTTGAGCAAATTTTCAAAAACTCCCTCACTGGTCAGCCAATTGGCGGAGGCAAGGGCGGATCTGATTTCGACCCGAAAGGCAAATCCGATATGGAAGTTATGCGCTTCGCGCAAAGCTTCATGACGGAACTGTATCGCCATATCGGTCCTGACATCGACGTGCCTGCAGGCGATATCGGCGTTGGCGGCAGAGAAATCGGCTATATGTTCGGCCAATACAAGCGCATCAGAGGCGGCAACGAAGCTGGCGTCTTGACTGGCAAAGGACTTCTATACGGAGGCAGCCTCACGCGTACGGAAGCAACAGGCTACGGCTGCGTGTACTTCGTGAATGAAATGCTCAAGTGGAAAGGCCAAAGCTTCGAAGGCCGGACTGTCGTCGTATCGGGCAGCGGCAACGTCTCGATCTACGCGATTGAGAAAGCACAGCAGCTCGGCGCCAAAGTCATCGCATGCAGCGATTCGAACGGCTACATCTACGACGAAGACGGCATCGACCTGAGAACGGTTAAGCGTCTGAAGGAAGTAGAACGCAAACGGATCAGCGAGTATGTGAAAGAGCACCGCAATGCGATTTACGTGGAAGACTGCAGCGGCATCTGGTCGCTTCCTTGCGATATCGCTCTGCCATGTGCGACGCAGAACGAAATCGACGAGAAAGCAGCTGCTCTGCTGGTCGAGAACGGTGTTATCGCAGTCGGCGAAGGCGCGAACATGCCGTCTACGCTTGAAGCAATCGAAGTATTCTTGCAGGGCAATGTCCTGTTCGGACCTGCCAAAGCTGCCAATGCAGGCGGCGTTGCGGTATCCGCACTCGAAATGTCGCAGAACTCGATGAGACTTGCATGGAGCTTCGAAGAAGTCGATGCGAAGCTGCATGCCATTATGACGAATATCTTCGTGCGCAGCATGCAAGCGGCTGAGGAATATGGCCACCCGGGTAACCTCGTGGTCGGCGCGAATATTGCCGGCTTTACGAAGGTTGCCGATGCCATGATCGCGCAAGGCGTTATCTAG
- a CDS encoding ECF transporter S component: MSEHQVIERSRQNERRLSRRTWLSAFLILAVIPATMLLGILVFDDRKYYFISLLIILYTLIPFAMVFERRKPQARELIVIAVLAAIAVAGRSAFFMLPQFKPVVAIVIIAGVTFGAEAGFLVGATAGFVSNFMFGQGPWTPWQMFCFGIIGFLAGIMFQKGWLRRSRLSLCVFGGLVTLVIYGGIMNIASVMMFMPLLTKEAVLASYASGFWFDLVHAAATMFFLFVLSRPMIEKLERVKRKYGLIEP; this comes from the coding sequence ATGTCGGAGCATCAAGTAATCGAACGAAGCCGGCAAAATGAACGTCGTCTAAGTCGGCGGACGTGGCTGTCTGCATTTCTCATTCTCGCCGTCATTCCAGCTACGATGCTCCTTGGCATCCTTGTCTTTGATGACCGCAAATATTATTTTATAAGCCTGTTAATCATTCTCTACACGCTAATTCCGTTCGCAATGGTATTCGAGCGCCGCAAGCCGCAGGCAAGAGAACTGATCGTTATCGCTGTGTTGGCAGCTATTGCGGTTGCAGGCCGCTCGGCATTCTTCATGCTGCCGCAGTTCAAGCCGGTCGTTGCAATTGTCATTATCGCGGGAGTCACTTTTGGTGCGGAAGCGGGCTTCCTTGTTGGGGCGACAGCAGGGTTCGTCTCGAACTTCATGTTCGGACAAGGGCCGTGGACGCCTTGGCAAATGTTCTGCTTCGGCATTATCGGTTTCCTGGCGGGCATCATGTTCCAGAAAGGTTGGCTGCGGCGAAGCAGGCTGTCGCTCTGCGTGTTCGGCGGGCTCGTTACCCTCGTTATCTACGGCGGTATTATGAATATCGCATCCGTCATGATGTTTATGCCGCTGCTTACGAAAGAAGCGGTTCTCGCTTCGTATGCATCGGGGTTCTGGTTCGATCTCGTTCACGCAGCAGCGACGATGTTCTTTCTCTTCGTGCTGTCGCGTCCGATGATCGAGAAGCTGGAGCGAGTGAAGCGCAAGTACGGGCTAATCGAGCCTTAG
- a CDS encoding GTP-binding protein: MNSITIGLFAHVDAGKTTFAEQLLYHTNSIRERGRVDHKDAYLDSHEIERARGITVFADQAVMTYKGTTYYLIDTPGHVDFSPEMERALQIMDYAILVVSAVEGVQGHTETVWQLLHKHRIPTFFFVNKIDRTGADVNRVLEEIHMHLTPDACLITDRLADGCLDESLIEMIAERDDELLETFLASTADARDQAFWLRELREMFREHRLFPCASGSALQDVGILPFLEQLHELTSSAYTDTESPFGGRVYKIRHDQSGMRLTYMKALSGTLKVRDELCYGSGEEQICEKITRLFLVNGTKTQAVDQVRAGDLFAAVGLSAADAGQGLGSICDQLLYDMVPTLTSKVNFAADKLNVKDVLKAFQMLGAEDPSLNVIWEESLQEIHIHVMGLIQLEVLQQLVKERFQFEVTFGSPEILYKETIVAAIRGYGHFEPLRHYAEVHLLLEPAERGSGIAFESVCHPNVLSVGSQNLIKTHLFEREHHGLLTGMALTDVRITLLVGAGHNEHTHGGDFREATFRALRQGLEKAENVLLEPFYEYKIKVEMDYLGKVLSDIQRASGHFEPPHTTTTHAVITGRVPVATFMDYSTELASYTHGRGILHLAFAGYDRCHNEQEVIARKAYRKDADPLYTSSSIFCAKGAGYSVSWEEAEAKMHLL; encoded by the coding sequence ATGAATTCGATTACGATTGGCTTGTTCGCACATGTGGACGCGGGCAAAACGACGTTCGCCGAGCAGCTGCTCTACCATACGAACAGCATTCGCGAGCGGGGCAGAGTCGATCACAAGGACGCTTACCTCGACAGCCATGAGATCGAGCGGGCGCGAGGCATTACGGTGTTCGCCGATCAAGCGGTGATGACTTATAAAGGAACGACTTATTATCTGATCGATACGCCGGGTCACGTCGATTTCTCGCCGGAGATGGAGCGGGCGCTGCAAATCATGGATTACGCCATTCTTGTCGTAAGCGCAGTCGAAGGCGTCCAGGGACATACAGAGACGGTATGGCAGCTGCTTCATAAGCACCGTATTCCAACGTTCTTCTTCGTGAACAAAATCGACCGGACCGGCGCAGACGTGAACCGGGTGCTCGAGGAAATTCACATGCACCTGACCCCGGATGCGTGCCTCATTACGGATCGCTTGGCAGATGGCTGCCTTGACGAGTCGTTAATCGAGATGATTGCGGAGCGGGATGACGAGCTGCTGGAGACGTTTCTTGCCAGCACAGCGGACGCAAGGGATCAAGCCTTCTGGCTGCGCGAGCTCCGTGAGATGTTCCGCGAGCATCGGTTGTTTCCGTGCGCGAGCGGATCTGCCCTGCAGGACGTCGGCATTTTGCCTTTTCTAGAGCAGCTGCATGAATTAACGAGCTCGGCTTACACCGACACGGAATCCCCGTTCGGCGGGCGAGTCTATAAGATTCGCCACGATCAGAGCGGTATGCGGCTGACTTATATGAAAGCGTTAAGCGGCACGCTGAAGGTGCGGGATGAGCTATGTTATGGGAGCGGGGAAGAACAGATCTGTGAGAAAATCACGCGTCTCTTCCTTGTGAACGGCACCAAGACGCAGGCAGTGGACCAGGTCCGCGCTGGCGATCTGTTCGCAGCTGTGGGGCTATCGGCCGCTGATGCGGGCCAAGGCTTGGGCAGCATCTGCGATCAGCTCTTGTATGATATGGTGCCGACGCTGACTTCGAAGGTGAATTTTGCGGCTGATAAGCTGAATGTGAAGGATGTGCTTAAGGCGTTCCAGATGCTTGGTGCGGAGGACCCGTCGCTGAACGTCATCTGGGAAGAGAGCCTGCAGGAGATTCATATTCATGTGATGGGCCTCATCCAGCTTGAAGTGCTGCAGCAGCTCGTGAAAGAGCGGTTCCAGTTCGAAGTGACGTTCGGCAGTCCGGAGATTCTCTACAAAGAAACGATTGTCGCGGCTATTCGAGGTTACGGGCATTTCGAGCCGCTGCGGCATTATGCGGAGGTTCATCTGCTACTGGAGCCGGCAGAACGGGGGAGCGGCATTGCATTCGAGTCGGTGTGCCACCCGAATGTGCTGAGCGTCGGCAGCCAGAACCTGATTAAGACGCATCTCTTCGAGCGTGAGCATCATGGCTTGCTGACCGGAATGGCTCTGACCGATGTTCGGATAACGCTGCTGGTAGGAGCGGGACACAATGAGCATACGCATGGCGGCGACTTCCGTGAGGCAACCTTCCGGGCACTGAGGCAGGGGCTGGAGAAGGCGGAGAACGTACTGCTGGAACCCTTTTACGAGTACAAAATCAAAGTGGAAATGGATTACCTCGGCAAAGTGCTGTCGGATATCCAGCGGGCCTCCGGGCATTTCGAACCGCCTCACACGACGACGACCCATGCAGTCATTACGGGACGGGTGCCGGTAGCAACATTCATGGACTACAGTACGGAGCTTGCTTCGTATACGCATGGCAGAGGCATTCTTCATCTCGCCTTCGCGGGCTACGACCGGTGCCACAACGAGCAGGAAGTCATCGCACGCAAGGCGTATCGGAAGGACGCAGATCCGCTCTATACATCGTCTTCGATCTTTTGCGCGAAGGGAGCCGGTTATTCGGTTTCATGGGAGGAAGCGGAAGCGAAGATGCATTTATTATAA
- a CDS encoding MFS transporter — MAKALAKAAVPIGAATVFPILFAISIVHLLNDTMQSTVSALFPILRDSMHLSYKQIGFIAFAMNVTAAVIQPLVGSLADRRPRPYILPVGVAFTLVGVIALALAPEYVYLVLAVMLIGIGSAIFHPESSRVAYMAAGGKRGLAQSIFQVGGNIGGALGPIMSAAIFVPLGQISVLWFTIAAIAAMIIQFYVARWYSENKLQPRPASAKSKAAAGAKKTLGLSRNQVMAAITVLVFLVFTKHIYMSSISSYYSFYLIDHFGVSVQNAQLFLFAFLAASAAGTFFGGPMADRYGRRNIIWFSILGTAPFSIMLPYCSLAWSAVMVICAGFVLSSAFSIIVVFAQELLPGKVGLVSGLFFGLAFGIGGLGSAVLGWIADSTSIEHMMKLTAYLPLLGILAILLPKDERVRAA; from the coding sequence ATGGCAAAAGCATTAGCGAAAGCAGCAGTTCCCATTGGAGCTGCGACCGTATTTCCAATTTTATTCGCAATTAGCATCGTTCATTTGCTCAATGACACGATGCAGTCGACGGTGTCGGCGCTCTTCCCGATCTTAAGGGATTCGATGCATCTCAGCTACAAGCAGATCGGGTTCATTGCTTTTGCAATGAACGTTACCGCAGCCGTTATTCAGCCGCTCGTCGGCTCGCTTGCGGATCGTCGTCCAAGGCCGTACATCTTACCGGTCGGGGTTGCTTTTACTCTGGTTGGTGTAATTGCGCTTGCGCTTGCTCCTGAGTATGTGTACCTTGTTTTGGCGGTTATGTTGATCGGGATCGGTTCCGCGATTTTTCATCCGGAGTCTTCTCGTGTTGCGTATATGGCTGCCGGGGGCAAAAGGGGTCTGGCGCAGTCGATCTTCCAGGTCGGCGGCAATATCGGCGGTGCGCTAGGACCGATTATGAGTGCTGCGATCTTCGTACCGCTCGGGCAGATCAGCGTGCTCTGGTTCACGATTGCTGCCATCGCCGCGATGATTATTCAGTTCTATGTCGCCCGTTGGTACAGTGAGAATAAACTGCAGCCTCGTCCTGCTTCGGCGAAGTCCAAAGCTGCCGCAGGCGCGAAGAAGACCTTGGGCTTGTCTCGCAACCAAGTGATGGCCGCGATTACTGTGCTCGTGTTTCTCGTGTTCACGAAACATATTTATATGTCGAGTATCTCGAGCTATTATAGTTTTTACTTAATTGATCATTTCGGAGTGAGCGTTCAGAATGCACAGCTGTTCCTGTTCGCGTTTCTTGCTGCATCGGCGGCAGGCACGTTCTTCGGCGGACCGATGGCTGACCGCTATGGACGCCGGAACATTATCTGGTTCTCGATCCTTGGAACGGCGCCGTTCTCCATTATGCTGCCATACTGCAGCTTGGCTTGGTCCGCCGTCATGGTTATCTGTGCAGGCTTCGTTCTGTCGTCGGCGTTCTCGATTATCGTCGTCTTCGCGCAAGAGCTGCTGCCTGGCAAAGTCGGCCTCGTATCCGGCTTGTTCTTCGGCCTTGCGTTCGGTATCGGCGGCCTCGGCTCAGCCGTTCTCGGCTGGATTGCGGATTCGACGAGCATCGAGCATATGATGAAACTAACCGCATACTTGCCGCTGCTAGGGATACTGGCCATCTTGCTGCCTAAGGATGAGCGGGTCCGGGCGGCGTAA
- a CDS encoding DUF4430 domain-containing protein, which translates to MNMKRRKWLAAIGIIAVLAAAFYWGGSDQPAKGSDAAVSAPAVAEVGDATSDAEADSTASEQQLAAQAPAAGQAAAGETLKYDPPNKAAEAKPQQSAEPSETKQPTKPAEVVDSQTKGAANTGSSSTGKPASDKPETTKPSSSKPSSTKPATDESSKDEAMNSKPAVTTKPPTQSAASGTNTGKKDPYLTDKVPAGKPAPVEWQDAKVDKKQPLTVTLSVSCKTILDHLDDFDPDKLEVLPEDGIIFAEQKVTFYEGETVFDVLLREMKKHKIHMEFEMTPLYNSNYIEGIHNIYEFDCGELSGWMYRVNGWFPNYGASRYKLKDGDVIEWLYTCDLGRDIGGGQTAAGGKR; encoded by the coding sequence ATGAATATGAAACGGCGCAAATGGCTGGCTGCGATTGGTATAATCGCAGTCCTTGCCGCCGCGTTCTATTGGGGCGGAAGCGATCAGCCAGCGAAGGGCAGCGATGCAGCTGTGTCCGCGCCTGCCGTAGCAGAGGTGGGAGATGCCACTTCCGATGCTGAGGCAGATTCAACCGCGTCCGAGCAGCAACTAGCTGCGCAAGCTCCCGCTGCTGGTCAAGCGGCAGCTGGAGAGACGCTGAAGTATGATCCGCCGAATAAAGCGGCAGAAGCAAAGCCGCAACAATCGGCTGAGCCATCGGAGACGAAGCAGCCAACGAAGCCAGCCGAAGTCGTCGATTCGCAGACGAAGGGGGCGGCGAATACAGGCTCTTCTTCGACCGGTAAGCCAGCGTCTGACAAGCCAGAGACGACCAAACCATCGTCGTCTAAGCCGTCGTCGACCAAACCAGCGACAGACGAATCATCGAAAGACGAAGCAATGAATTCAAAGCCAGCAGTCACCACTAAGCCGCCTACCCAATCTGCCGCAAGCGGCACGAACACCGGTAAGAAAGATCCCTACCTTACAGATAAAGTGCCTGCTGGCAAGCCTGCTCCCGTTGAGTGGCAGGACGCCAAGGTGGACAAGAAGCAGCCGCTCACAGTGACATTGTCCGTCAGCTGCAAAACGATTCTTGATCATTTGGACGATTTCGATCCGGACAAGCTGGAAGTGCTGCCAGAGGACGGCATTATTTTCGCAGAGCAGAAGGTAACCTTCTATGAGGGGGAAACGGTGTTCGATGTGCTGCTGCGAGAGATGAAGAAGCATAAGATCCACATGGAGTTCGAGATGACGCCGCTCTATAACAGCAATTATATAGAAGGCATTCATAATATTTATGAATTTGACTGCGGCGAGCTCAGCGGCTGGATGTATCGCGTGAACGGATGGTTCCCGAATTACGGCGCGAGCAGGTATAAGCTTAAGGATGGCGACGTCATCGAGTGGCTGTATACCTGTGACCTTGGAAGAGACATCGGCGGTGGACAAACCGCGGCGGGAGGGAAGCGATGA
- a CDS encoding ABC transporter ATP-binding protein — MEIYRIEDVSFVFPEQSQAALSQISLSISSGEFIVIAGKSGCGKSTLLRQLKPVLTPHGTRSGNISYKGRAIAEAGEREQASEIGFVQQDPEHQIVTDKVWHELAFGLESLGLNQQTIRQRVAEMASFFGIQTWFHRPVTELSGGQKQLLSLASVMAMHPSVLILDEPTSQLDPIAAIELLDTIRRINQELGTTIIMTEHRLEEVLPAADRLIVMDAGQVIADDTPRAIGKLLHTMEHPMFAAMPAAMQIYAAASCYSDIESIPPLTVKEGRQWLDNYIGHAAVDSAVNEADSLLSQQYEEPFAVQFKDVWFKYEKNGPDIIKDLSFSVRKGQFYCLVGGNGTGKSTTMSMISGIYKPFRGKVLIDGRSPGSMNARELFTKRLGVLPQNPQALFVKKTVELDLYEMLSDSKLPKEEKKAAVDAVARWAELTELLSKHPYDLSGGEQQRAALAKVLLLEPTILILDEPTKGLDGFFKAKLGKFLRELQARGVTIIMVSHDIEFCARFGEVCAMFFDGTVIASSKTNAFFSGNSFYTTAANRIARQHWQDAITIESVVRRCRSIK; from the coding sequence ATGGAAATCTATCGCATCGAGGATGTAAGCTTTGTTTTCCCGGAGCAGAGTCAAGCCGCGCTGTCGCAGATTAGCCTGTCCATAAGCAGCGGAGAGTTTATCGTTATCGCCGGGAAGTCGGGCTGCGGGAAGAGCACGCTGCTCCGCCAGCTGAAGCCGGTGCTTACACCGCATGGCACAAGAAGCGGGAATATCAGCTATAAGGGCAGGGCAATTGCAGAAGCTGGCGAACGAGAGCAAGCATCGGAGATCGGCTTCGTACAGCAAGACCCAGAACACCAAATCGTAACCGATAAAGTGTGGCATGAGCTGGCGTTCGGCTTGGAGAGTCTTGGTCTCAATCAGCAAACGATTCGGCAGCGCGTCGCCGAGATGGCGAGCTTCTTCGGCATCCAGACTTGGTTTCATCGTCCGGTGACGGAGCTGTCAGGCGGGCAGAAGCAGCTGCTGAGCCTTGCCTCTGTAATGGCGATGCACCCTTCGGTCCTCATTCTCGATGAACCGACCTCGCAGCTCGACCCGATTGCAGCGATTGAATTGCTGGACACGATTCGGCGCATCAATCAAGAGCTGGGCACAACGATCATCATGACGGAGCATCGGCTGGAGGAAGTACTGCCTGCTGCAGATCGCCTCATTGTTATGGATGCAGGGCAGGTAATCGCGGACGATACACCGCGTGCGATCGGCAAGCTGCTGCATACGATGGAGCATCCAATGTTTGCCGCAATGCCTGCGGCAATGCAAATCTATGCAGCTGCATCTTGCTATTCCGATATAGAATCAATACCGCCGCTAACTGTGAAAGAAGGACGGCAATGGTTGGATAATTATATCGGACATGCAGCTGTGGACTCTGCCGTTAACGAGGCAGACTCGTTATTATCACAGCAGTACGAAGAGCCTTTCGCCGTCCAATTCAAGGATGTCTGGTTCAAATACGAGAAGAACGGACCGGATATCATCAAGGATTTGTCCTTCTCTGTACGGAAAGGCCAGTTCTATTGCTTGGTTGGCGGTAACGGCACCGGCAAGTCAACGACAATGTCTATGATTAGCGGTATCTACAAGCCTTTTCGGGGCAAGGTGCTTATAGATGGGCGCTCTCCAGGATCAATGAATGCGCGTGAGTTGTTCACGAAACGGCTGGGCGTACTCCCGCAGAACCCGCAGGCGTTGTTCGTGAAGAAGACGGTTGAGCTTGATCTCTATGAGATGCTGTCTGATTCAAAGCTGCCGAAGGAAGAGAAGAAGGCGGCGGTCGATGCTGTTGCCCGGTGGGCCGAGCTTACGGAGCTTCTGTCCAAGCATCCGTATGATCTAAGTGGAGGGGAGCAGCAGCGTGCGGCGCTTGCGAAGGTGCTGCTGCTTGAACCGACAATTCTTATTTTGGATGAGCCGACGAAGGGGCTGGATGGTTTTTTTAAAGCTAAGCTTGGTAAGTTCTTGAGGGAGCTGCAGGCGAGAGGCGTCACCATTATCATGGTCTCGCATGATATCGAGTTCTGTGCTCGGTTCGGGGAAGTATGTGCGATGTTCTTCGATGGCACAGTCATCGCATCAAGCAAGACGAATGCTTTCTTCTCGGGCAACAGCTTCTATACGACCGCGGCGAACCGGATCGCGAGGCAGCATTGGCAGGATGCCATTACGATTGAAAGTGTGGTGCGGCGATGTCGGAGCATCAAGTAA